In Mycobacterium sp. 050128, one genomic interval encodes:
- a CDS encoding MlaE family ABC transporter permease encodes MREVGSFFALSLDIAAQMVRPPFAWREFIHQAWFVARVSAAPAVFLAIPFNALAVFIINVLLVEIGAADASGTGSALAAVVYLGPITAVLVVAGTGATAMCADLGARTIREEVDAMRVMGINPVQRLLVPRVLALGLNGLVLNAIITIVGLVTEYLFSVYFQHINPGSYTASLTLLVGLTDVLIAFAKAMLFGLIAGLIACYKGITVGGGPQGVGNAVNETVVYTFMALFVINVVLTAITAQATL; translated from the coding sequence CTGCGCGAGGTCGGCAGCTTCTTCGCGCTGTCGCTCGACATCGCGGCGCAGATGGTCCGTCCGCCCTTTGCCTGGCGTGAGTTCATCCATCAGGCGTGGTTCGTGGCTCGGGTGTCGGCCGCCCCGGCCGTCTTCTTAGCGATCCCGTTCAACGCACTCGCCGTCTTCATCATTAACGTCCTGCTCGTCGAAATCGGCGCCGCCGACGCCTCGGGAACCGGCTCTGCGCTAGCCGCCGTGGTTTACCTCGGGCCCATCACGGCGGTGTTGGTAGTCGCCGGTACTGGCGCGACCGCCATGTGTGCCGACCTGGGCGCTCGCACCATCCGCGAAGAAGTCGACGCCATGCGAGTGATGGGAATCAACCCGGTGCAACGGCTTCTGGTGCCCAGGGTGCTGGCATTGGGGCTCAACGGGCTGGTGTTGAACGCCATCATCACCATCGTCGGCCTGGTGACCGAATACTTATTCTCCGTCTACTTTCAGCACATCAATCCCGGCTCGTACACGGCCAGCCTCACGCTGCTCGTCGGGCTGACCGACGTGCTCATCGCTTTCGCCAAGGCGATGCTGTTCGGTCTCATCGCGGGCCTCATTGCGTGCTACAAAGGCATCACCGTGGGCGGCGGTCCGCAAGGCGTCGGCAACGCGGTGAACGAGACCGTGGTGTACACGTTCATGGCGTTGTTCGTGATCAACGTGGTGCTGACCGCGATTACCGCCCAGGCGACGTTGTGA